From Perognathus longimembris pacificus isolate PPM17 unplaced genomic scaffold, ASM2315922v1 HiC_scaffold_5453, whole genome shotgun sequence, the proteins below share one genomic window:
- the LOC125345264 gene encoding zinc finger protein ZFP2-like isoform X8, whose translation MGEAPDKNFTDVQEMNDMIKTCHERPDEWLYEVAVTNSNKVKERVNSVRNFHLTLKHMPELIRNNKSLAMGTEEIITCQNLFLYSEPDGMRDPCRPVVSHVAEQALRHWKHFIQQSESPYEHQYFKDGGEGMVLNSETIFSRHKYVCAGNLPYNHSEYRESNCKSAHIVQEILQGVRKPPECTVSGQTIYLRPTTVSTHQKNHTGDDPYSYSECEKCFSKEMHFTNHQSKYSEQSDKYTKCRKKPYECNKCGKFFTNNLYLRKRKKINTSKKLYECNQCGKSSRQQANISTPKRIHTGEKPYECTTCGKSFRLMSSLSNHKRIHTRKKPYECNTCGKCFIKKTYLSAHQRTHTGEKPYECNQCGKSFNQKISLSRHKRTHTGEKPYECNQCGKSFSYSSSLSNHKRIHTGEKPYECNQCGKSFTQQAHLTTHKRTHAGEKPYECTICGKSFTTMSSLSNHKRIHTGEKPYECNICGKCFIEKTFLSVHRRTHTGEKPYECNQCGKSFRKSSYLSRHKTVHTGEKPYECNQCGKSFILRSYLTEHKRTHTGEKPYECNICGKSFRNLSNRRRHKKIHTGEKPYECNQCGKSFRKSSYLSRHKTVHTGEKPYECNQCGKSFILRSYLTEHKRTHTGEKPYECNICGKSFRNLSNRRRHKRIHTGEKPYDCNQCGKSFSQQANLSKHKRRHIEENLRNGTHVESPLPTCQHSRSTREII comes from the exons ATGTCCAAGAAATGAATGACATGATTAAGACTTGCCACGAAAGGCCAGATGAATGGCTATATGAAGTAGCAGTCACTAATAGCAACAAAGTAAAGGAAAGAGTGAATTCAGTAAGAAATTTTCATTTGACTTTAAAACATATGCCAGAGCTGATTAGGAATAATAAGTCTTTAGCAATGGGGACTGAGGAAATCATTACATGTCAAAACCTGTTTCTCTATAGTGAGCCTGATGGGATGCGTGATCCATGCAGACCTGTTGTCTCTCATGTAGCTGAGCAAGCGCTTAGACATTGGAAGCATTTTATTCAACAATCTGAGAGTCCTTATGAGCATCAGTATTTtaaagatggaggagaaggaatgGTATTAAACTCAGAGACTATTTTCTCTAGACATAAGTATGTTTGTGCGGGAAATCTCCCTTACAACCATAGTGAATATAGAGAAAGCAATTGTAAGTCAGCTCACATTGTCCAAGAAATACTTCAAGGAGTGAGGAAACCACCTGAATGTACTGTGTCAGGGCAAACAATCTATTTAAGACCTACTACAGTCAGTACACATCAGAAAAACCATACTGGAGACGATCCCTATTCTTATAGTGAATGTGAGAAATGTTTCAGTAAGGAAATGCACTTTACTAACCATCAGAGCAAATATTCAGAGCAGTCTGATAAGTATACCAAATGTAgaaagaaaccttatgaatgtaacaaatgtggaaagttctTTACAAACAATTTATATCTAAGAAAACGTAAGAAAATTAACACTAGCAAGAAACTTTATGAATGTAACCAGTGTGGGAAATCCTCCAGGCAGCAGGCAAATATTAGTACACCTAAGAgaatacatacaggagagaaaccttatgaatgtacaACATGTGGAAAGTCCTTCAGGTTGATGTCATCTCTAAGTAAtcataagagaattcacacaagaaagaaaccttatgaatgtaacacatgtggaaagtgtttCATTAAGAAGACATATCTTAGTgctcatcagagaacacacacaggagagaaaccttatgaatgtaaccagTGTGGGAAGTCTTTCAACCAGAAGATAAGTCTTAGTAGACataagagaacacatacaggagagaaaccttatgaatgtaaccagTGTGGGAAGTCCTTCAGTTATAGTTCAAGTCTAAGTAAtcataagagaattcacacaggtgaaaaACCATATGAATGTAACCAGTGTGGGAAATCCTTCACGCAGCAGGCACATCTTACTACACATAAGAGAACACAtgcaggagagaaaccttacgaATGTACAATATGTGGAAAGTCCTTCACAACAATGTCATCTCTAAGTAAtcataagagaattcacacaggagagaaaccttatgaatgtaacatatGTGGAAAGTGTTTCATTGAGAAGACATTTCTTAGTGTTCATCgaagaacacacacaggagagaaaccttatgaatgtaaccagTGTGGGAAGTCCTTCAGGAAGAGTTCATATCTAAGTAGACATAAGACAGTCCATACAGGTGAAAAACCATATGAATGTAACCAGTGTGGGAAGTCTTTCATCCTGCGGTCATATCTTACTGAACataagagaacacatacaggagagaaaccttatgaatgtaacatatGTGGAAAGTCCTTCCGTAACCTCTCAAATCGACGTAGACATAAGAaaattcacacag gagagaaaccttatgaatgtaaccagTGTGGGAAGTCCTTCAGGAAGAGTTCATATCTAAGTAGACATAAGACAGTCCATACAGGTGAAAAACCATATGAATGTAACCAGTGTGGGAAGTCTTTCATCCTGCGGTCATATCTTACTGAACataagagaacacatacaggagagaaaccttatgaatgtaacatatGTGGAAAGTCCTTCCGTAACCTCTCAAATCGACGTAGacataagagaattcacacaggtgaaaaACCATATGACTGTAACCAGTGTGGGAAATCCTTCAGCCAGCAGGCAAATCTTAGTAAACATAAGAGAAGACATATAGAAGAGAATCTTAGGAATGGAACACATGTAGAAAGTCCTTTACCCACTTGTCAGCACTCGAGAAGCACAAGAGAAATCATATAG